Genomic segment of Streptococcus pneumoniae:
CCAGGGCATCAGGTCTTTTCAACATGGAGTTACAGGCAGCTACAACCATCTTTGTAGTCAATATGAAACGAATTATGACTCTAATAAACCGAAAATAGTCAAAAAGAAACGAGGAAGCAACTCTAATTCTAGAGAGATTCCTCGTTTTCTGTTCATATAAAATATTAAGGGGACTTTTTCAGTGGTCTCTATCAAGCTTGTTGTATGTTAAGTAAAAATTAAAAATATGGAGATTTATAAATTTATATTCGAAATGTGTATGAAAAAGAATCTTTCTACAGTCAATAGGGTATGACTGAGGAAAGATTCTTTTATTTTAATCCTGTGATTTTAATTGTTCTCCGAGGGAAATGAGGTAATCTTTGAGGTCGTCTTTGACTTGTGGGTGTTGGAGTGCATAGTCAATAGAAGTTTTCATGAAGCCGAATTTGTCTCCGACGTCATAGCGGTTGCCTTTGAATTCGCGTGCAAATACGCGTTGTGTTTTGTTTAGGGTATCAATAGCGTCGGTGAGTTGGATTTCATTTCCTGCACCTGGTGCTTGATTTTCTAAAATGGCAAAGATTTCTGGGGTGAGAAGATAGCGTCCGATAATAGCAAGGTCACTTGGTGCGTTTTCTGGGGCTGGTTTTTCAACGAAAGTGTTTACACTGTAAAGTCCGTTAATGCCTTCGCCTTGAGGAGCAATCACACCGTAGCTTGATACATCTTCGTGAGGGACTTCCATGACGGCAATAGTTGAAGCATGAGTTTCTTCATAATCGTTCATGAGTTGCTTGGTGAGTGGAATAGCCTTATCGTCAGTGATGTCCATGAGGTCATCTCCAAGCATGACGACAAATGGTTCATTGCCAACGAATGCTTTGGCTTGTAAGACAGCATCACCTAGTCCGCGTGGATGGCTTTGACGGATGAAGTGAAGGCGGATGCCTGTTGTTTCATCAACGAGACGAAGAAGCTCGTGCTTTCCTTTTTCTTTTAGGTTGTATTCTAATTCAAAGTTGGAATCAAAGTGGTCTTCAATGGAACGTTTGGATTTTCCTGTGACGACTAGAATGTCTTCGATGCCTGATTTGAGGGCTTCTTCGACAATGAATTGAATGGTTGGTTTGTCTACGATAGGAAGCATCTCTTTAGCGAGTGCTTTAGTGGCTGGGAGGAAACGTGTTCCAAGTCCAGCGGCAGGGATAACGGCTTTTCTTACTTTTGTCATGATTTTCTCCTTTTGATGTAGAGAATGGTTTAAGACCATTCGTTTTCGGCTTTAAATTCGTTGCTCATCATGTCATGGATAGCTTCTTTGATCGCTTGGTTTTCATAAATGACTTGATAGATGGCTTGGGTAATGGGCATGTAGACACCGAGCTCTTTAGCGAGTTCGTAGGCGGCTTTTGTGGTGGAAATGCCTTCGATGACCATCCCCATATTCTTTTCTATGTCGGCTAATTTCTCTCCGCGTCCGAGAGCATCACCTGCTCGCCAGTTGCGGGAGTGCACGGAAGTGCCTGTGACAATCAAGTCTCCAACTCCAGATAGACCACTGTATGTTAGAGGATTGGCTCCTAACTTGACGCCAAGGCGGGTAATCTCTGCTAGACCTCGAGTAATAATCGCAGCTTTGGCATTGTCTCCATAGCCGAGTCCGTGTAGGACACCAGTGCCTACGGCAATGATATTTTTAAGAGCTCCTGCGGTCTCAACGCCGATAATATCGGTATTCGTGTAGAGACGGAAGTAATGATTGCTAAAGATTTCTTGAGCATACTTGGCAGAGGCTAAGTCTTTTGAGGCTGCGGTAATCAAGGTAATATCGCGTACAATGGCTTCCTCTGCGTGACTAGGACCAGATACGACAACAACCTCACTGCGAAGGTGTGCAGGAATTTCTTCTTCGAGGATTTCTGAGATTCGTTTGTGAGTGTCAGGTTCTAGTCCTTTTGAAGCGTGCATCAGAGTGACTTTGTGAGTTAATGCTTGAGCGACTTGTTTTGCGACGAGGCGGGTTACCTTGGTTGGAACCACAAAGAGGACCGCATCGACTTGATCGAGCGCTTCGTTCAAATCTAAATAAGCCTTAATCTTGTCGTCTAGGACAATATCTTTGAAATAGTGGGAATTGGTATGGTATTGGTTGATTTCTTGGATTTGTTCTGGGAGGTGCCCCCAGATACGGACTTCGTGGCCATTATCATTTAAGACTTGCGCCAAGGCGGTTCCCCATGAACCAGGCCCAAGAATGGCAATTTTTTGTTGTTGCATGATTCTCTCCTTTTAGAGTTCTCCTTTCTATTTTACCATAAAAAGAGAAAATGTGCATACGCTCTCACAAGTAGAGCTGGAGTTGTGTAGATACTTCTTTGCCTAAAAATATGGTATAATAAAGGGCTATACTTTGAACTGATGCTTACATCTGTGAGCTTTGTGAGGGTATATAAGAGAGCTTTTAGAAAATAGACTTATTGTCATGGGATAGAAAAGAGGAGGGAATATGTATTTTAAAACTTTATGGCGTTACAAATGGTTTGTATGTGCGTCTATTTTGATGACGTCTTTGATGATTGCAAGCAGTTTATTGCAACCCTTGTTTTTGCAAGATGTGATGAAGGCTTTACTTGCAAATCAACGGGAGGAGATTGTTCGGATTGGTCAGTGGTTGCTAGGGATAGCGGTAGCTGGTTTAGTGGCTGGAGGTGTCAATGTGACCTTGGCTGCCTATATTGCGCAGGGTGTCTCTTCTGATCTTCGAGAGCAGACTTTCCGTAAGATTCAGACATTTTCTTATGCAAATGTCGAGCAATTCAATGCAGGGAATTTGGTTGTTCGGATGATCAATGATGTCAACCAAGTGCAAAATGTGACCATGATGCTCTTTCAGGTTTTGCTTCGGATGCCGATTTTGTTTATCGGCTCCTTTATCATGGCGGTAACGACCTTGCCTGCGCTTTGGTGGGTGATTGTGGTTATGGTTGTTCTTATTTTTGGAACAACG
This window contains:
- a CDS encoding NAD(P)H-dependent glycerol-3-phosphate dehydrogenase, with the translated sequence MQQQKIAILGPGSWGTALAQVLNDNGHEVRIWGHLPEQIQEINQYHTNSHYFKDIVLDDKIKAYLDLNEALDQVDAVLFVVPTKVTRLVAKQVAQALTHKVTLMHASKGLEPDTHKRISEILEEEIPAHLRSEVVVVSGPSHAEEAIVRDITLITAASKDLASAKYAQEIFSNHYFRLYTNTDIIGVETAGALKNIIAVGTGVLHGLGYGDNAKAAIITRGLAEITRLGVKLGANPLTYSGLSGVGDLIVTGTSVHSRNWRAGDALGRGEKLADIEKNMGMVIEGISTTKAAYELAKELGVYMPITQAIYQVIYENQAIKEAIHDMMSNEFKAENEWS
- the galU gene encoding UTP--glucose-1-phosphate uridylyltransferase GalU; this encodes MTKVRKAVIPAAGLGTRFLPATKALAKEMLPIVDKPTIQFIVEEALKSGIEDILVVTGKSKRSIEDHFDSNFELEYNLKEKGKHELLRLVDETTGIRLHFIRQSHPRGLGDAVLQAKAFVGNEPFVVMLGDDLMDITDDKAIPLTKQLMNDYEETHASTIAVMEVPHEDVSSYGVIAPQGEGINGLYSVNTFVEKPAPENAPSDLAIIGRYLLTPEIFAILENQAPGAGNEIQLTDAIDTLNKTQRVFAREFKGNRYDVGDKFGFMKTSIDYALQHPQVKDDLKDYLISLGEQLKSQD